The Humulus lupulus chromosome 3, drHumLupu1.1, whole genome shotgun sequence genome window below encodes:
- the LOC133824406 gene encoding uncharacterized protein LOC133824406, giving the protein MVSTLTYDSTCTLCLVKKYIGFGLKRKVLISNDGDDVRCDCYSLETKGIPCRHIFISLKNLERRSLPICLVNRRWLKDAKEVQLLTQGNEIKCPHPEVIENSRYGGVTTQTTITSYLATRSREAFQKAMKVISELNAELEKMPPDEELKHPQNDEEVFPNNILDSQIKKTKGRPTTASLSKSFSGGAKKRKPKKSLLHCKYCGEVGHDSRNCPMQPKSTTKKNGHSKNKKKKINP; this is encoded by the exons atggtaagtaccctgacctacgatagcACA tgcactCTTTGTTTGGTGAAAAAATATATTGGTTTTGGATTAAAGCGCAAAGTGTTAATCTCCAACGATGGGGATGATGTGCGATGTGATTGCTATTCTCTTGAGACAAAAGGAATTCCATGTAGacatatttttatttcattgaaGAATTTGGAGAGAAGAAGTTTGCCAATTTGTTTGGTAAATAGACGTTGGCTAAAAGATGCTAAAGAAGTTCAACTGTTGACTCAAGGTAATGAAATAAAGTGTCCTCATCCTGAAGTTATTGAAAATTCTAGGTACGGTGGTGTAACCACACAAACTACTATCACATCGTACCTTGCTACAAGATCACGAGAAGCATTTCAAAAGGCTATGAAAGTTATATCAGAGTTGAATGCAGAATTGGAAAAAATGCCACCAGATGAAGAGTTAAAACATCCTCAAAATGATGAAGAAGTATTTCCTAATAATATTTTGGACTCTCAGATTAAAAAAACAAAAGGCAGACCAACTACAGCCAGTTTGTCGAAATCATTCTCTGGAGGTGCAAAGAAGAGAAAACCAAAAAAATCGCTATTACATTGCAAGTATTGTGGTGAGGTTGGACATGATTCAAGGAATTGTCCTATGCAGCCAAAGTCCACTACAAAGAAAAATGGTCATtcgaagaataagaagaaaaaaatcaatcCATGA
- the LOC133824405 gene encoding protein FAR-RED IMPAIRED RESPONSE 1-like translates to MTSYENGLDAEQEDTKSLSSEHEVDPAGGTRLEETNDEDVPEDNVECGIIEEWTEPDIAQWRSLLQFLDIDKEPEHIQFSDFEGKEFVSIEQAESFYFLYAKMMGFSVRKKLKREDKKEVHDGWENVGCIKDDLYKGICKKYSTWDDCDTSTAMGYLEAKKGSDNMFFYKYDVVKENRLKNLFWYGKSLVILLGSNNHDKMCVFGAALLDNETSTTYDWVLETFLECMGGKMPSAALTDGCKAMNKALDNIMPGVPHRICSWHILKNAMHHVHNIAFHQELKKFIFRYYKEEEWEDNWKVTVKKYRLTGNAWVEAQYGTRKQWADTFLRGIYFGGATATGRCESMNAFLKRDFQNKIPLWMFIRHFDHALSMLRYNEMKEHYKTNLTEPVLNQTTMPCVEDEISSIFTREIFTRIRKEIRCGDNYIVLKDDKIPGYTTTPNTHYHNT, encoded by the exons ATGACTAGTTACGAAAATGGTTTGGATGCTGAACAAGAAGATACAAAATCCTTATCTTCTGAACATGAAGTAGACCCTGCTGGGGGAACACGTTTGGAAGAGACAaatgatgaagatgtaccagaagACAATGTTGAATGTGGCATTATTGAAGAATGGACCGAACCTGATATTGCACAATGGAGGAGCTTGCTTCAATTTTTGGATATTGACAAAGAACCAGAACATATTCAGTTTTCGGACTTCGAAGGGAAGGAGTTTGTAAGTATTGAACAAGCagaatctttttattttttgtatgcgAAAATGATGGGGTTTAGTGTTAGAAAAAAACTGAAGAGGGAGGACAAAAAAG AAGTTCATGATGGTTGGGAAAATGTGGGATGTATCAAAGATGACTTGTACAAGGGAATCTGTAAAAAATATTCAACTTGGGATGATTGTGACACGTCCACAGCAATGGGTTATCTCGAAGCAAAAAAAGGGTCGGACAACATGTTTTTCTACAAGTATGATGTAGTTAAAGAAAATAGATTGAAAAATTTATTCTG GTACGGAAAGTCATTAGTAATATTACTTGGGTCTAATAATCATGACAAAATGTGTGTGTTTGGAGCTGCACTTCTTGATAATGAGACTTCGACCACATATGATTGGGTATTGGAAACATTTTTAGAGTGCATGGGTGGTAAGATGCCGTCAGCAGCTTTGACGGACGGTTGCAAAGCAATGAACAAAGCACTGGATAATATTATGCCTGGTGTTCCACATCGTATTTGCTCGTGGCACATACTAAAAAATGCAATGCACCATGTACACAATATAGCATTCcatcaagaattgaagaaatttaTTTTCAG gtATTACAAGGAGGAAGAATGGGAGGATAATTGGAAAGTGACTGTGAAGAAATATAGATTGACAGGAAATGCATGGGTGGAAGCACAATATGGCACAAGAAAGCAGTGGGCAGATACTTTTCTTCGTGGTATTTATTTTGGTGGAGCTACTGCTACCGGTAGATGCGAATCTATGAATGCATTCTTGAAAAgagattttcaaaataaaataccaTTGTGGATGTTTATACGACACTTTGACCATGCTTTATCTATGTTACGTTACAACGAGATGAAAGAGCACTACAAAACTAATTTGACTGAACCGGTTTTGAATCAGACAACTATGCCGTGTGTGGAGGATGAAATTTCTTCAATTTTCACAAGGGAAATTTTTACAAGGATAAGAAAGGAGATACGATGTGGCGATAATTATATTGTCCTAAAGGATGATAAGATACCAGGTTAcaccactacaccaaatacccattaccataacacatga